From one Molothrus aeneus isolate 106 unplaced genomic scaffold, BPBGC_Maene_1.0 scaffold_291, whole genome shotgun sequence genomic stretch:
- the SPTBN4 gene encoding spectrin beta chain, non-erythrocytic 4 isoform X1, whose product MRIHSLENVDKALQFLKEQRVHLENVGSHDIVDGNHRLTLGLIWTIILRFQIQVIKIKTEDNRETRSAKDALLLWCQMKTAGYPEVNIQNFTTSWRDGLAFNALIHRHRPDLIDFHKLTKSNATYNLQQAFNAAEQHLGLSKLLDPEDVNMEDPDEKSIITYVVSFYHYFSKMKALAVEGKRIGKVLDQVMEIAAITARYEALAAELLAWIHHTITIITNQKFANSLTGVQQQLQAFTAFCTLEKPVKFQEKGNLEVLLFTIQSKLRATNRKLYVPSEGKSISDINKAWTCLEKAEHEREVALRNELIRQEKLELLAQRFDHKAVMRETWLNENQRLVSQDNFGYDLPAVEAAMKKHEAIEADISSYQERIQVVVELALEMESEGYYDTRRIGAQKDNILRQWALLTELVRARRARLEQNLALQKIFQEMVYMIDWMEEMQVLLVSKDLGKHLLEVEDLLQKHGLLEADISAQTERVQALNAAALKFSELEGYQPCDPQIICNRVNHVQTCLEELEELAAKRRKELEDSRQLWTFFQEMEEAEAWIREKEKILAAKSCGRDLSSVLTLTNKHKTMLGELGNRRALLHQTMKKGEKILAKKSFSSVGIQEKMREVCLRWKKLEEITGLHQQRLEDALNFFQFSAETDDLVAWLQDIYRIVSSDDFGHDDYSSQALLRKHRAVVDEVEKHRAAVLALRKQLALLAPDHRQGVDIQIRVVEVEQLYGEVAEVAVLRTQWLQDALAVYRMFSEVHACEVWVDEKEQWLEKMEVPEELDEVEVVQHRFESLDQEMNSVMGRILDVNQVVQQLVDGGHPSSDEVRSCQDHLNSRWNRVVELVESKKSQLSSVLKIQNFLLECSEMKAQVREKRKAIEATQSGGSDLGGVLALQRRLSTMEAALVVLEPRLVELQQEGEALAAAHPGRALEILLPFEEISEEWDNLKRALQGCEDTLTIAGRLQQFIQDLDNFLGWLVKTQAAVGSEEVPDSLAEAERLLNVHVALKEEINGYEEDYAKIQAASELLALEEMEVPYLSLQQWLQKLDAGWGKLLQSWEMRRELLVQSHVFHLFLRDVQQCQNSLYNQETTLAHAELPDTVEGVTKALKKHKDFTTTLELNLQKVQLVLQAGESLRRQRNLHSDRVAEAMEELRAKSQRNHQLAQEWTRRLQDHLELQRFLQDCQELHAWTREKALMAGDPSRDPPPRDPPPKPWLQHPAFLAELAQNREWLQRIEKEGEELVQAKPELSGAVRRQLEELRRCWQELESSSQARSRRLAEAAAAERLARSFADVEARLGRLEEQLESVGGTGTADLRSVSRQLNRLQTMESQVEEWYKEVGELQAQAAALPAQAAGREAVGERQSAVGTRIVRLIEPLKERRRILLASKEVHQVSHELEDEVMWVQDRLPLAMLKDHGTNLQTVQQFIKKNQNLRREIQVHRPRVDEVLERAAAVASIKSPEAEGVRGLLERLGTLWAELQEQTERRQQALDATYQLEQYYFDVAEVESWLGEQELLLMNEEKGKDEQSTLQLLKKHLLTEQTIENYEETIAQLSRQCRALLELGHPQSEQVSRRQSQVDRLYVSLKDLVEERKVKLEQQYWLYQLNREVDELEHWIAEKEVVAGSPELGQDFEHVTLLQEKFLEFASETGSVGQERIAAVNQMVDELIDYGHTDAATIAEWKDGVNEAWADLLELMETRAQMLAASHELHKFFNDCKEVLGQIEEKRQRLPELAAREGRSSAGALQRALGAFEHDVEVLVTQVRQLQEGAAQLRTLYAGDNAEAIAGREQEVLRAWKELLAACEECRLHVASVADKIRFVGTARDLLAWMDGVLHQMGAGEKPRDVSSVELLMNDHQSLKTEMEARAKNVATCLELGKTLILSKSPAADEIKSHMEKLLAKKKEMTEKWDKHWEWLQQMREVHQFAQEAVVADAWLTAQEPLLKSQELGSSVDEVEQLIRRHEAFRKAAAAWEERFSSLRRLTTIEKLKAEQNKQPPTPLLTRKFLGEPPGAADPRRPEPRVAYVRHELRPERLQPKLDRVQPPATDGTPAEPPPAAVTAVAAVTAVTAAAAEPPAATKAEEPGEARPERRRERRERRLERQESSEPEPPRHDGKGGGSKATLADIVEQLQEKEAGGPVPASPRDRDSPARLPAGPEALPERTPRPERPRARDRPKPRRRPRPRDSAQGPGEPRRSRSAPAQGSAPPPPPPPAHTVTHEGFLLRKHELDGAGKKASNRSWVNLYCVLAKGDLGFYKDAKGPATGATHAGEPLLSLHRAAGEVASDYKKKKNVFKLKTGDGSEFLLQAKDEEDMQGWLRALAASAQEHAELARWQQGLLTTSSTDEGLPRRDPDRPRRK is encoded by the exons GCCGGATCTCATCGACTTCCACAAGCTGACCAAGTCCAACGCCACCTACAACCTCCAGCAGGCCTTCAACGCGGCCgagcagcacctggggctcAGCAAGCTGCTGGACCCCGAGG ATGTCAACATGGAGGACCCCGATGAGAAGTCCATCATCACCTACGTGGTGTCCTTCTACCACTACTTCTCCAAGATGAAGGCGCTGGCGGTGGAGGGGAAGCGCATCGGGAAG gtGCTGGACCAGGTGATGGAGATCGCGGCCATCACGGCGCGCTACGAGGCGCTGGCGGCCGAGCTGCTGGCCTGGATCCACCacaccatcaccatcatcaccaACCAGAAGTTCGCCAACTCGCTGACCGGcgtccagcagcagctccaggccttCACCGCCTTCTGCACCCTGGAGAAACCGGTCAA GTTCCAGGAGAAGGGGAACCTCGAGGTGCTGCTCTTCACCATCCAGAGCAAACTCCGCGCCACCAACCGCAAGCTCTACGTGCCCAGCGAGGGCAAGAGCATCTCCGACATCAACAAG GCCTGGACCTGCCTGGAGAAGGCGGAGCACGAGCGGGAGGTGGCCCTGAGGAACGAGCTGATCCGGCAGGagaagctggagctgctggcccagcgCTTCGACCACAAGGCCGTCATGAGGGAGACGTGGCTCAACGAGAACCAGCGCCTGGTCTCGcag GACAACTTCGGCTACGACCTGCCGGCGGTGGAGGCGGCCATGAAGAAGCACGAGGCCATCGAGGCCGACATCTCCTCGTACCAGGAGCGCATCCAGGTGGTGGtggagctggccctggagaTGGAGTCCGAGGGCTACTACGACACGCGGCGCATCGGCGCGCAGAAGGACAACATCCTGCGCCAGTGGGCGCTGCTGACCGAGCTGGTGcgcgcccgccgcgcccgcctCGAGCAGAACCTGGCCCTGCAGAAGATCTTCCAGGAGATGGTCTACATGATCGACTGGATGGAGGAGATGCAG GTTCTTCTGGTCTCCAAGGATCTGGGGAAGCATCTGCTGGAGGTTGAGGACCTCCTGCAGAAGCACGGGCTGCTGGAGGCCGACATCTCGGCGCAGACCGAGCGCGTCCAGGCCCTCAACGCCGCCGCGCTCAAGTTCTCGGAGCTGGAGG GCTACCAACCCTGCGACCCCCAGATCATCTGCAACCGCGTCAACCACGTCCAGAcgtgcctggaggagctggaggagctggcggccaagaggaggaaggagctggaggactCGCGCCAGCTCTGGACCTTCTtccaggagatggaggaggcCGAGGCCTGGATCCGCGAGAAGGAGAAGATCCTGGCGGCCAAGAGCTGCGGCCGCGACCTCAGCAGCGTCCTGACCTTGACCAACAAACACAAGACCATGCTGGGCGAGCTGGGCAACCGCCGGGCTCTGCTCCACCAGACCATGAAGAAAGGCGAGAAGATCCTGGCCAAGAAGTCCTTCAGCTCCGTGGGCATCCAGGAGAAGATGCGAGAAGTCTGCTTGAGGTGGAAGAAGCTGGAGGAGATCACGGGGCTCCACCAGCAGCGCCTGGAGGACGCCTTGAACTTCTTCCAGTTCAGCGCCGAGACGGACGACCTGgtggcctggctgcaggacatCTACCGCATCGTGTCCAGCGACGACTTCGGCCACGACGACTACTccagccaggccctgctgcgCAAGCACCGCGCCGTGGTGGACGAGGTGGAGAAGCACCGCGCCGCCGTCCTGGCCCTGCGCAAGCAGCTGGCGCTGCTGGCCCCCGACCACCGGCAGGGCGTGGACATCCAGATCCGCGTGGTGGAGGTGGAGCAGCTCTACGGCGAGGTGGCCGAGGTGGCCGTGCTGAGGACGCAGTGGCTGCAGGACGCGCTGGCCGTCTACCGCATGTTCAGCGAGGTGCACGCCTGCGAGGTGTGGGTGGACGAGAAGGAGCAGTGGCTGGAGAAGATGGAGGTTCCCGAGGAGCTGGATGAGGTCGAGGTGGTGCAGCACAG GTTTGAGAGCCTGGACCAGGAGATGAACAGCGTCATGGGGCGCATCCTGGACGTCAACCAGGtggtgcagcagctggtggATGGTGGCCACCCCAGCTCAGACGAGGTCCGGTCCTGCCAGGACCACCTCAACAGCCG cTGGAACCGGGTGGTGGAGCTGGTGGAGAGCAAGAAGAGCCAGCTGAGCTCCGTGCTGAAGATCCAGAACTTCCTCCTGGAGTGCAGCGAGATGAAGGCGCAGGTGCGGGAGAAGAGGAAAGCCATCGAGGCCACCCAGTCCGGCGGCAGCGACCTGGGCGgggtcctggccctgcagcgCCGCCTGTCCACCATGGAGGCCGCCCTGGTGGTCCTGGAGCCGCGGCTGGTGGAGCTCCAGCAGGAGGGCGAGGCCTTGGCCGCCGCCCACCCCGGCCGCGCCCTGGAGATCCTGCTGCCCTTCGAGGAGATCAGCGAGGAGTGGGACAACCTCAAGAGGGCCCTCCAAGGCTGCGAGGACACCTTGACCATCGCCGGCCGCCTCCAGCAGTTCATCCAGGACCTGGACAACTTCTTGGGGTGGCTGGTGAAGACCCAAGCGGCCGTGGGCTCCGAGGAGGTCCCCGACAGCTTGGCCGAGGCCGAGAGGCTGCTGAACGTGCACGTGGCCCTCAAGGAGGAGATCAACGGCTACGAGGAGGACTACGCCAAGATCCAGGCGGCCAGcgagctgctggccctggaggagatggaggtGCCCTACCTGTCcctccagcagtggctgcagaagCTGGACGCGGGCTGGGGgaagctcctgcagagctgggagatgaGGAGGGAGCTCCTGGTGCAGTCCCACGTCTTCCACCTCTTCCTGAGGGACgtgcagcagtgccagaacAGCCTCTACAACCAg GAGACCACCCTGGCCCACGCCGAGCTGCCGGACACGGTGGAAGGCGTGACCAAGGCGCTGAAGAAGCACAAGGACTTCACCACCACGCTGGAGCTGAACCTGCAGAAGGTCCAGCTGGTCCTGCAGGCCGGCGAGAGCCTCCGGCGCCAGCGCAACCTCCACAGCGACCGCGTGGCCGAGGCCATGGAGGAGCTTCGGGCCAA GAGCCAGCGCAACCACCAGCTGGCCCAGGAGTGGACGCGGCGGCTCCAGGACCACCTCGAGCTCCAGAGGTTCCTCCAGGACTGCCAAGAG CTCCATGCGTGGACCCGCGAGAAGGCGCTGATGGCCGGGGACCCCTCGCGGGACCCCCCCCCGCGGGACCCCCCGCCCAAGCCGTGGCTGCAGCACCCGGCGTTCCTGGCCGAGCTGGCGCAGAACCGCGAGTGGCTCCAGAGGATCGAGAAG GAAGGCGAGGAGCTGGTGCAGGCCAAGCCGGAGCTGAGCGGGGCGGTGCGgcggcagctggaggagctcaggagatgctggcaggagctggagagcagcagccaggcgcGGAGCCGGCGCTTGGCCGAGGCGGCGGCCGCCGAGCGCCTGGCGCGGAGCTTCGCCGACGTGGAGGCGCGGCTGGGCCGGCtcgaggagcagctggagagcgtcgggggcaccggcaccgccgACCTGCGCAGCGTCAGCCGGCAGCTGAACCGGCTGCAG ACGATGGAGTCGCAGGTGGAGGAGTGGTACAAGGAGGTGGGCGAGCTGCAGGCGcaggcggcggcgctgccggcgcaggcGGCCGGGCGCGAGGCGGTGGGCGAGCGGCAGAGCGCGGTGGGGACGCGCATCGTGCGCCTCATCGAGCCCCTCAAGGAGCGCCGCAGGATCCTGCTGGCCTCCAAGGAGGTCCATCAGGTCAGCCATGAGCTGGAGGACGAGGTG ATGTGGGTCCAGGACCGCCTGCCCTTGGCCATGCTCAAGGACCACGGCACCAACCTCCAGACCGTCCAGCAGTTCATCAAGAAGAACCAG AACCTGCGCCGGGAGATCCAGGTGCACCGGCCCCGCGTGGACGAGGTGCTGGAGCGCGCGGCCGCCGTGGCGTCCATCAAGAGCCCCGAGGCCGAGGGCGTGCGGGGCCTCCTGGAGCGGCTGGGGACGCTCTGGGccgagctgcaggagcagacgGAGCGCCGGCAGCAGGCCCTGGACGCCACCTACCAGCTGGAGCAGTACTACTTCGACGTGGCCGAGGTGGAGTCGTGGCTGGgcgagcaggagctgctcctgatgaacgaggagaagggaaag GACGAGCAGAGCaccctccagctcctcaagAAGCACCTCCTCACCGAGCAAACCATCGAGAACTACGAGGAGACCATCGCCCAGCTCTCCCGGCAGTGCCGCGCCCTCCTGGAGCTCGGCCACCCACAGAG CGAACAGGTCAGCAGGCGGCAGTCGCAGGTTGACCGGCTGTACGTGTCTCTGAAGGACCTGGTGGAGGAGCGCAAGGTCAAGCTGGAGCAGCAGTACTGGCTCTACCAGCTCAACCGCGAGGTGGACGAGCTGGAGCACTGGATCGCCGAGAAGGAGGTGGTGGCCGGCTCGCCCGAGCTGGGGCAGGACTTCGAGCACGTCACG ctgctgcaggagaagtTCCTGGAGTTCGCCAGCGAGACGGGCAGCGTGGGCCAGGAGCGCATCGCCGCCGTCAACCAGATGGTGGACGAGCTCATCGACTACGGCCACACGGACGCCGCCACCATCGCCGAGTGGAAGGACGGCGTCAACGAGGCCTGGGCCGACCTCCTGGAGCTGATGGAGACCCGCGCCCAGATGCTGGCGGCGTCCCACGAGCTGCACAAGTTCTTCAACGACTGCAAGGAGGTCCTGGGGCAGATCGAGGAGAAGCGGCAGCGGCTGCCGGAGCTGGCGGCGCGCGAGGGCCGGAGCTCGGCCGGCGCCCTGCAGAGGGCCCTGGGCGCCTTCGAGCACGACGTGGAGGTGCTGGTGACGCAGGTgcggcagctgcaggagggcgCGGCGCAGCTGAGGACGCTCTACGCCGGGGACAACGCCGAGGCCATCGCCGGGCGCGAGCAGGAGGTGCTGCGGgcctggaaggagctgctggcgGCGTGCGAGGAGTGCCGGCTGCACGTGGCCAGCGTGGCCGACAAGATCCGGTTCGTGGGCACCGCCAGGGACCTGCTGGCCTGGATGGACGGCGTGCTCCACCAGATGGGCGCCGGCGAGAAGCCCAG GGACGTGTCCTCGGTGGAGCTGCTGATGAACGACCACCAAAGCCTCAAGACCGAGATGGAGGCGCGGGCCAAGAACGTGGccacctgcctggagctgggcaagACCCTCATCCTCAGCAAGAGCCCCGCGGCCGACGAG atCAAATCCCACATGGAGAAGCTCCTGGCGAAGAAGAAGGAGATGACGGAGAAGTGGGACAAGCACTGGGAGTGGCTGCAGCAGA TGCGCGAGGTGCACCAGTTCGCGCAGGAGGCCGTGGTGGCCGATGCGTGGCTGACGGCCCAGGAGCCGCTGCTgaagagccaggagctgggcagcagcgTGGACGAGGTGGAGCAGCTGATCCGGCGGCACGAGGCCTTCCGAAAGGCGgcagctgcctgggaggagAGGTTCAGCTCCCTGCGGCGCCTCACCACG ATCGAGAAGCTCAAGGCCGAGCAGAACAAGCAGCCGCCGACGCCGCTCCTGACCCGCAAATTCCTGGGGGAGCCTCCTGGCGCCGCCGACCCTCGGCGGCCGGAGCCGCGCGTCGCCTACGTCCGGCACGAGCTGCGGCCGGAGCGCCTCCAGCCCAAGCTGGACCGCGTCCAGCCGCCGGCCACCGACGGGACGCCCGCCGAGCCGCCCCCGGCCGCCGTCACCGCTGTGGCCGCTGTCACCGCTGTCACCGCCGCGGCCGCCGAGCCCCCGGCAGCCACCAAGGCCGAGGAGCCCGGCGAGGCGCGGCCAGAGCGGCGCCGGGAGCGCCGGGAGCGCCGGCTGGAGCGGCAGGAGTCCAGCGAGCCGGAGCCGCCGCGGCACGACGGGAAGGGCGGCGG CAGCAAAGCCACGCTGGCCGACATcgtggagcagctgcaggagaaggaggcGGGTGGCCCCGTGCCGGCTTCG ccccgtgACCGTGACTCCCCCGCCCGTCTCCCCGCCGGCCCCGAGGCCCTCCCGGAGAGGACGCCTCGTCCGGAGCGTCCCCGCGCGCGGGACCGGCCCAAGCCGCGGCGCCGGCCGCGCCCCCGGGACTCGGCGCAGGGCCCGGGGGAGCCGCGGCGCTCGCGGTCGGCGCCGGCGCAGGGCagcgcgccgccgccgccgccgccgcccgcccacACCGTGACGCACGAGGGGTTCCTGCTGCGCAAGCACGAGCTCGACGGCGCCGGCAAGAAGGCGTCCAACAG GTCCTGGGTCAACCTCTACTGCGTCCTGGCCAAGGGCGACCTGGGCTTCTACAAGGACGCCAAGGGCCCCGCGACCGGGGCCACGCACGCCGGGGAGCCCCTGCTGAGCCTGCACCGCGCCGCCGGCGAGGTGGCCAGCGactacaagaagaagaagaacgTCTTCAAGCTCAA GACCGGCGATGGGAGCGAGTTCCTGCTGCAGGCCAAGGACGAG GAGGACATGCAGGGCTGGCTGCGGGCGCTGGCCGCCAGCGCTCAGGAGCACGCCGAGCTGGCCCGCTGGCAGCAGGGCCTCCTCACCACCTCCTCCACCGACGAGGGGCTCCCCCGGCGCGACCCCGACCGGCCCCGGCGGAAATGA